Proteins encoded in a region of the Chitinophagales bacterium genome:
- the upp gene encoding uracil phosphoribosyltransferase, protein MLVNLGETDSLVNAYIRELRDIEIQQDRMRFRKNLHRIGNIMAYEISRTLEWASVETTTQLGISETSKLKSQPVLATILRAGIPLHEGLLDFFDQAENAFIAAYRKHDKDGSFTISAEYLTSPDIEGKVLIISDPMLATGASMIKCLKKILLLGKPKAIHIVTAIASKEGIDYVSEKIDCSIWTAAIDEELTAKSYIVPGLGDAGDLAFGEKTQE, encoded by the coding sequence ATGCTTGTAAATTTAGGAGAAACAGATTCATTGGTCAATGCCTACATACGGGAATTGAGGGATATTGAAATTCAGCAAGACCGTATGCGTTTCAGGAAAAATTTGCACAGAATAGGCAATATTATGGCCTATGAAATTTCCAGAACACTGGAATGGGCAAGTGTTGAAACCACCACACAGCTCGGTATTTCAGAAACAAGTAAACTCAAAAGCCAACCTGTACTTGCAACAATACTAAGAGCAGGTATCCCGTTACATGAAGGTTTACTCGATTTTTTTGACCAGGCAGAAAACGCATTTATCGCTGCATATAGAAAACATGACAAGGATGGATCTTTTACTATAAGCGCAGAATATCTGACCTCTCCTGATATTGAGGGCAAAGTGCTGATTATTTCAGATCCAATGCTTGCGACAGGAGCTTCAATGATAAAATGTCTTAAAAAAATATTGCTTCTGGGAAAACCCAAAGCTATTCATATTGTCACAGCTATTGCTAGTAAAGAAGGAATAGATTATGTTTCAGAAAAAATTGATTGTAGCATATGGACAGCAGCAATTGATGAAGAACTCACAGCTAAATCCTATATCGTGCCCGGCCTGGGTGATGCGGGTGATTTGGCCTTTGGTGAAAAAACACAGGAGTAA
- a CDS encoding PorP/SprF family type IX secretion system membrane protein yields the protein MKKFWFILIPIIFSGLFSFGQDIHFSQYFASPLTLNPAMTGGFNGDFRVGANYRKQWFVTSAYSTFSAFGDVPLMRKKLNGDQMGAGIYFYNDNAGQGALTTNNVMASYAYHKVLDRFNKHRLSLGVAVGFLQKRVDINKLTFESQFNGDDGFNNVPSGEAFDNTTVFNPDINAGIVWNSRFSDQVNAYVGFSFSHIARPKENFLAGSDNRLSQKYTLHGSIDFKIGQYLHFIPGFMYITQNTAQEITAGTAFGYEVNENSSFYLGGWYRVQDAFVAYLGYEIYNMRIGFSYDATTSTWKEANNGNGAVEVSIVYIHQNEPPHKFSPVRYCPAF from the coding sequence ATGAAGAAGTTTTGGTTCATATTAATACCGATCATATTTAGCGGTTTGTTTTCCTTTGGTCAGGATATTCATTTTTCACAATATTTTGCATCCCCTTTAACATTGAACCCTGCAATGACAGGTGGCTTTAATGGAGATTTCAGAGTAGGAGCCAATTACCGCAAACAATGGTTTGTCACTTCAGCCTATTCCACTTTTTCAGCTTTTGGAGATGTGCCATTGATGCGCAAAAAACTCAATGGTGACCAAATGGGTGCCGGCATCTATTTTTACAATGACAATGCAGGGCAAGGCGCACTTACAACCAACAATGTAATGGCATCTTATGCCTACCACAAAGTGCTTGATCGCTTTAATAAGCACCGCTTATCACTGGGTGTTGCAGTGGGTTTTTTGCAAAAAAGGGTAGATATCAATAAACTCACTTTTGAATCTCAATTCAATGGTGATGATGGTTTTAATAATGTTCCTTCAGGTGAAGCTTTCGATAACACCACTGTTTTCAATCCCGATATCAATGCAGGAATTGTTTGGAATTCGCGCTTCAGCGACCAGGTGAATGCATACGTGGGCTTTAGTTTTAGCCATATTGCTCGCCCCAAAGAAAATTTTCTTGCAGGTTCTGACAACCGGCTGAGCCAGAAATATACACTGCACGGATCTATTGACTTTAAAATAGGCCAATACCTGCACTTTATTCCGGGCTTTATGTATATCACGCAAAACACTGCCCAGGAAATTACTGCGGGTACTGCTTTTGGTTATGAAGTGAATGAAAATTCAAGTTTTTATCTGGGCGGTTGGTATCGTGTTCAGGATGCCTTTGTTGCTTATCTTGGTTATGAAATTTATAATATGCGCATTGGCTTTAGTTATGATGCAACCACCTCTACCTGGAAAGAAGCAAACAATGGAAATGGCGCTGTAGAAGTTTCCATAGTTTATATTCATCAAAATGAACCACCCCATAAGTTTTCACCTGTCAGATATTGTCCTGCTTTTTAA